GAAGATTCAGGTGAGTGACCAGCACCTCAATTCCACAATGACTCAAGGAAATCACGAACGTCCGCCGTGACCATCACGTGGGACACGTGTCGTATGGCCTGCCGTTGATCACGAATTCGTCGAGCCCACATTCCCCTCACAACCATCACGTCGCATCAACCTCCACCTCTCAATGCGTTGAGTCGCGACTTTCGCGAGCACGCCTGCCTATACTACGCCCACGCTCTGTCTTCGTTTCGTGCAGTTTCTGAGAAGGGGAAATCGTCATGAGTCAGTATCAGATCGCGGTCATCGTCGGCAGTCTGCGCCAGGATTCGTTCAATAAGAAGCTGGCGAATGGCATCGCCAAGCTGGTCCCGTCAGAGTTCTCACTCAAGCAGGTTCAGATTTCCGATTTGCCGCTCTACGATCAGGACGATGATGCCAACCAGGCAGATTCCGTAAAACGACTTAAATCCGAAATCTCGGCGGCGCAAGGGCTTTTGTTTGTGACGCCCGAATACAATCGTTCGATGCCTGGCGTTTTAAAGAACGCCATCGATCACGCCTCGCGCCCCTACGGCCAAAGCGTGTGGGCCGGTAAGCCTGCAGGCGTTATCGGCGCTTCGATCGGCTCGATTGGAACAGCGCTGGCACAGCAGCATCTACGAAATGTTCTCGCCTATCTGGACGTCGCAACGATGGGCCAGCCGGAAGCGTTCATCCATGTCCGTGACGGTCTGTTTGATGCACAGGGAAACATCGGACCGTCCAGCGTGCCCTTCATTCAGAACTGGGTCGACCATTATGTCGCCTGGATCAAGAAACATGTCCAATAATACAAGCCCATCGTCGGCGCCGTCGAACGGTTCAAAAATCGAAATGACCACACGTTTTGCCATCTCCGCCGACGATGTCCGCAGTGCCGCTGCAATGATCGCATCCGTAGCGGTGCGGACTCCGCTGCTGGAGTTCGCATCGCTCAACGCGCTGACCGGAAGTCGGGTTCTCGTTAAGTTTGAAGGCGCACAACACACCGGCTCGTTCAAGTTTCGCGGGGCTTACAACCGTCTCGCGCGGATTGACGCATCCGCAAAAGCGGCTGGCGTCGTGGCGTGGTCATCAGGCAACCATGCCCAGGGCGTGGCGGCGGCCGCGAGGCTGCTCGGGATGCCGGCCGCGATTGTGATGCCCTCAGATGCCCCCATCATCAAAATCGAGAACACACGCGCACTCGGGGCCGAGGTCGTGCTCTATGATCGCGAGACCGAATCGCGAGAAACCATTGCCGGTAACCTTTCCGTGCGCCGGGGCGCGATCCTCGTTCCGTCCTATGACGACCCGTTCGTCATCGCCGGTCAGGGCACGATCGGCCTCGAAATCCTCTCACAGGCAGCGGAAGCTGGTATACGTGTCGGCCAAGTGCTGATTTGCTGTGGCGGCGGCGGCATGACCGCGGGCATTGCGACGGCGATCAAAGACACCGCTCCTGCAACGCAGATCTACTGCGTCGAGCCGCAGGCCTTCGATGACACCGCCCGTTCATTGGCGAGCGGAAAACGTGAATCCGTTCCGAAGGGTGCACGTTCCATCTGTGATGCGTTGATGACGAACAGCCCCGGCGAACTAACCTTTCCGATTAATCAGGCGCTTCTCTCCGGTGCCCTCACAGTGAGCGATGATCAGGTCCGTTCTGCGATCTGTTTCGCGTTCGAGACGATGAAGCTGGTTGTCGAACCCGGCGGCGCGGTGGCGCTCGCAGCACTTTTGGAGGGTCTCGCCCCGCCCGCCGAAGGTGCAACCGTCGTCATCATCTCCGGCGCCAACGTCGATCCAGAACTCTACGCGGCAATCATCACCAAGTCCGGTCGTCGGAATCCATAAACATTTCGACAACGGTCACGGACGACAGATTGACACAGGCTTTGGTGATTAGCCCTCCCCGCCATTCGGGGGCGGACGGGAAATCAAATATACGATCTGATCGGGTCGTCGGCCTGACCGATCCTATCTTTCCTAAATCGCATGTCTGCCGTTAAACTTGCGGTCTTCCCCTGCCCACGCCTCATTTCCGGGGGTGACGGGAACCTCTTCGATAGATCCAACTTACTCGGTCAAGAATTCTGCCATGCACGTTGCCCCGCTGGATTTGAGCAAACTGAAAGTGTTTCCACTCGCGGAACGGACGAGCCTCACTCGTGCCGACGACATCGTGATCGATCCCGATTCCACACCGAAACCGAGTTCCGAGAAGATTGCGCCGCTGATCCGTGACTGTGCGCAGAAAATCCGTGCCGCTCGCGAACGCGGTGCATCGGTGATGCTGATTTACGGAGCGCATTTGCTGCGGAACGGCGCCGCGAAAATCCTGGAACGGATGATGGCGAAAGAGTGGGTCACGCATCTGGCAACCAACGGCGCGGGAACGATTCATGACTGGGAATATGCCTGGTTCGGCGCGTCCACAGAAAGCGTCGAAATGAACGTGAATAACGGCACGTTCGGAACCTGGAACGAAACCGCGTCCAATATTCATTTGGCTCTGATGGCCGGAGCGCTTGATGGGCTGGGATACGGCCGCGCCCTGGGCCGGTTGATTCACGAAGACGGCGTCACGTTGCCCACGCAGGCGGAACTGGCGAGTCTGATCTCGGCCTCACCCGGCCATCCACTCACCCCCGCTCGCGCGGATTTGCTGCGTGCGATGAACGAACAGGGGTGGCCGTCAGGACGGATCAAGATCGAGCATCGATGGAAGTTCGCCTCGATTCTGGCCCAGGCATACAAGCACGGAATTCCGCTGACCGTTCATCCGGGGATCGGATACGACATTATTTCGAACCATCCGGTCTTTAACGGCGGTGTCATCGGACGCGCCGCGGAATGGGATTTCAAGCTGTTTGGCGGGTCGCTCGAGAATCTCGACGGCGGTGTCGTGTTGTCAGTCGGCTCGGCCATCATGGGGCCGCAGGTGTTCGAGAAGAGCGCCAGTTGCGTCAATAATCTCAGGCTGCAAAGTGGTCGTTCGATCGTGAAAGACCACACGATCTACGTCGTTGACCTTCAAGACGGCGGAGGATGGGACTGGACCAAGGGAGAGCCGCCGAAAACGAACGCGGCCTATTACCTGCGGTTCTGCAAAAGCTACTCTCGCATGGGTGGCGCGATGCATTACCTGCAGTCGGACAATGCTACGTTCATCCACAATTTGTATCACCAATTGACGCAACCGGTTTGAAGGGGGCGAGTCCAACGCGGCCGAGGCCGCGTTTCCGCCTCTGTTTTCAAGAATGCGTCGCCCCCCTCGGAACCGGCATCGACGCTCATTTTCTTCAATTCAGAAATCTCTGTTATGTCATCGGATCACCGACGGGACGTTTTGAATCGTGTGCGTACGCTGGTCGTCAAAGTCGGAACGAACGTGCTTTCGACCGACGATGATCGCTTGGATGCCGATCGAATCGCGTCACTGGCCGAGCAGGTGCATGCGATCCGCCAAATGGGAATTCAGCTCGTCCTGGTTTCCAGCGGTGCCATCGGCGCCGGGATGGGATTGCTGGGACTGAAAGAACGCCCCAAAGATCTGTCTCACCTGCAGGCCGCCGCCGCAACGGGACAGGCGCATTTGATCCATCTTTATGACAAAGCGTTTCGACCGCACGGTTACCACGCGGCTCAACTGCTTTTGACCGCGAACGATTTCAAAAACCGTTCGCGATACTTGAATGTGAGAAACACGCTGTTGACACTGGGCGAGTTCCACGTGATTCCCGTCGTTAACGAGAACGACACCGTCAGCACTGCGGAGATCAAGCTGGGGGACAATGATCGACTGGCGGCAATGGTCGCTGGGCTGATTCAGGCCGACCTGCTGATTATCCTCTCCGTCGTCGATGGATTGCTCACCGGTGACCCAACCGACCCCGATAGCCGCCGCATTCCACTGGTGGAACGATTCGACGACGACTTGCTGAACCTGGTCGGCGCCTCCAAAAGCTCTCGCGGCACCGGCGGGATGAAAACGAAACTCGAAGCGGTACGGACCGCGACAGCGGTCGGCGTGAATGTGATGATCGCAAATGGCAAACGGCCGAATGTGCTCTCGGAACTGCTTTCCGGGACAGACACGGGAACGCTGTTTCTGGGGGAAGGCGATGGCGTCTCGGCCTGGAAACGCTGGATCGGCTACACGATGCCGCCCAAAGGTCGACTCGTGCTGGATGCGGGAGCTCGTCGAGCCGTCGAGCTCTTGGGCAAATCCCTACTGGCGATTGGCATCGCCCGCGTGGAGGGCGATTTTGAAAAGGGCGAAGTCGTGTCACTGGTCGACGCGGACGGCGAAGAATTCGCCCGCGGCCTGACGAATTACGACACCAAGGCAACACGCACAATCGCTGGCAAGCGGACGGACGACATCGCCCGCGAACTGGGATCAGTTCCGTACGATGAAGTCATTCATCGCGACAACCTGGTGGTGATCAGCCTCACCAAATAGATCCTGGCGTCTCTCTACCACCACGCGAGAGGAAACCCTTCGCCCACGTGGCTCAACGGTGATATTTCCGAGTATCAATTGCCCGAGGCGTTTCCCGATCACCGGGAAACGCCATCAAGCAACAATCGATCGCAATCGACGGGGCCGTCGAAACACTCGAGGCCAGTTGATTCACCAGCCTGTTGACGATTCCACCGTGACTGTCGGGATCTCCCCTACAGAATCTGGGCTCGCAGACGCTGCAGCAGTGCGGCAGCTGTGCCGATATCGCGGCGTTGACGCTCGCGATCGTGAGCGATCTCTCGCTCGATCGTCAGCGGACCAGTGTATCCGATCTCTTTCAGCGTCCGCAGATAGGTTTCCATACCGACGTCACCTTCGCCGAGCGCCACTTCCGAGCCCCATTCGGCACCGCGTTTCGCTTCGGCGGCCCACTTGGCATCCTTGCAATGAACGCTGCGAACCAGGTGACCAATCTTTTTCAAGGTTTCGATCGGGTTTCCCGTCCCGTACAGAATCATGTTCGCGGGATCGAAATTGATGAACAGATTCTGACGCTGAACATCATGGATGAACTCCAGTAGATGTTCAGCCGTTTCCTGACCGGTCTCGAGATGCAATCGCTGGCCGTTTTTGGCGACATGGTCGAGCAGGTCGCGTGTCACTTCGAGCAGGCCCTTGTAGCTCGCACTTTCCCGATCGCTGGGAACAAAGCCAATATGCATTCCGACGGCGTCACACCCGAGCAGCTTCGTGAAGTCGGAAATTTCCTTCATTTCCTGGGCGCGAGCGGCTCGGGTGGCTTCCGGAACCAACCCCACGGTCGCAGTGGTGGTCGGAATATCCGCGTAACTTTCGCCTTCGAACCCGCCGAATACACAGGTGATGGTGATTCCGGCCGCTTTGCACTGAGCCAGGAATTTATCGGCAACGGCTTGCGTTCGCGTTTCAGCGTGCGGCGAGTGGACTTGGACGGTAGGAATTCCAAGTTCTTTCGCCACATCCAGATGAACGCCCAGTCCCGCGTCAACCGATGCAAAAACTCCGATTTGCCATGGGGGCATGTTGTGTCACTCCAGGGTGGAAAATAAATGAGCCGTCGCCGATGATACGCAGACCGCATTTGATGAGCCAGCGAATCCGCCATTGCGAGCGTATTCACTTCGGAGCGTGCCACTTCGTAATTCGAAGTGACTCGTCCGCTTACCAAACCGCGGCGATCTCCGAACTGAACTGCCAGGAGATGGAACCCTATCGGTCGCGGCAACGTGCCTCGCCGAGAATTGTCTCCCGAATTTGAAATACCCAACCGTTATGTCTCGCTATTGGTCACTTCTGCTGGTTGCGGCCTTCGTGGGTTGTGATCAACCCGCGCCGAAGGAAATCTTCCCCGCACCTCCGAAACAAGTGTTGGTCGAGCCAGGTGAAGTCGACGCCGACGCTCCCGAAGAGTTCACCACGACAGAAAGTGGTTTGAAGTACCGCATCCGACGGAAATCCGACGGTAAGAAACCGACCGTCGAGGACACCGTGCGAGTCCACTACCGCGGCACGCTGGACGACGGCACGATTTTCGATTCCTCGTACGGAAAGTCTGGACAGGCCGCGACATTCCCTCTCAAAGGAGTCGTCGCGGGATGGACCGAAGGCCTGCAACTGATCGGCGAAGGCGGAATGATTGAACTCGAGATTCCTCCGAAGCTTGGCTACGGAGAGAAGGCGATGGGCAATTCCATTCCCGCGAACTCAACCCTGCACTTTATTGTCGAATTGTTGGAAGTGAAATAATCCCCCCTTCGTGAGTGCAGCGGACCGAGGCACAGGCGAGCTTTCGTCAGTCGACCGCGATGGCACTTCAACGTGGATTTCCTGAACCGAGAAATCGATGAAATACCGAACACTCCTGCTGGCAAGTCTGTTGAGCTTGCTTGCGATCTCACCAGAAAGCCTGCCCATGGTTCGCGCCGCGGAAGAAAATGCTAAAGAACCTGGTCCGTCGGATAAAGACGCGCCCAAGGAGTTCACTGCTACGAAGAGCGGATTGAAATTTCGCGTGCTGCGAAAGTCGTCCGACGTCAAGCCGACCGCAAAAGACACCGTCAAGGTGAACTACAAGGGCTGGCTCGACAGCGGCAAAGAGTTTGACTCGTCGTATGAACGCGGCGAATCGATCGAATTTCCGCTGAACGGCGTCATTCCTGGATGGACCGAGGGAATGCAGCTTGTCGGCAAGGGTGGAATGATCGAACTCGAGATTCCCTATGAACTGGGATATGGTCTTCGCGGATCACCACCAGACATCCCCGGAAAAGCGACGCTTCACTTCATCGTCGAGTTGCTGGAAGTGAAGTCTCCGCCATCGCCCGGCAAGTCGGACGATGACGCCCCGAAAGAGTTCACGGCCACCAAGAGCGGCCTCAAATACCGCGTCCTTCGCAAATCGAGCGACGTGAAGCCCACCGCGAAAGATACGGTCCAGGTCCACTACAAGGGCTGGCTCGACGACGGTAAAGAATTCGACTCGTCCTATGACCGCGGCGAACCCATCGAGTTTCCTCTGAACGGTGTCATCCCCGGCTGGACCGAAGGAATGCAGCTCGTCGGCAAGGGGGGAATGATCGAACTCGAAATTCCCTATGAACTCGGTTACGGAGTCAAAGGTGCACCACCTCAGATTCCCGGAAAAGCAACCCTCCACTTCATCGTCGAACTGATCGAAGTGACGCCGCCGGTCGAACCAGGTCCGGTCGATGCGGACGCTCCCGAAGAATTCACGACAACCAAGAGCGGCCTCAAGTATCGGGTACGGCGCAAATCTGACGGGACAAAGCCGTCTGCCGATGACACCGTTAAGGTTCACTACAAGGGTTGGCTGAATGGCGGAAAAGTTTTCGACAGCTCATACGACCGAGGGGCTCCCATTTCGTTCCCACTGGGCGGCGTGATTAAGGGCTGGACCGAGGGAATGCAATTGATCGGCGAAGGCGGCATGATCGAACTGGATGTTCCCTACGACCTGGCCTACGGCGAACGGGGACGGCCGCCAGTGATCCCCGCCAAGGCCCAGTTGCACTTCCTGGTGGAACTGCTCGAAGTCAAATAGTTCCACAGCCACTGTTTGAGAGGATCTCCCGCAGGCTCGTTGCCTTGCTCACAGCGGGTTGGCCGAATTGTCAATTCGGGTTTGGATCTCCAGCAGTTTCACGTTTCCGTTTTGTGTTCCATTTTGTGATAGACGAGTTTCGACGATGCAAACCATCACTCAGGTCTTTGGTAGCGGTGTTCCTCTGTTGCTGGACGATATCGATACCGATCGAATCATCCCCGCCCGATTTCTTCGCTGTGTGACGTTCGATGGACTCGGTGACCACGCGTTCGAAGACGACCGCCTGCAGGATAAGTCGCATCCTTTTGACGATGCTCGGTTCAAATCGGGATCGATTCTGGTCGCGGGTCGCAACTTCGGTTGCGGCTCGTCACGCGAACATGCTCCTCAGGCGTTGATGCGCTGGGGAATTCGGGCCATTATCGCCGAATCGTTTGCCGAGATCTTCTTCGGCAACTGCACCACCCTCGGCATCCCCTGCGTCAGTGCGTCACGTGCAGATCTCGATCGTCTGGCTGCGGCCGTGACCACGAACCCCGTGCAGCAGATCACCGTTGACCTGATCGCCAAGCAAGTCCGCTCCGGCGACATCGTGGCCAATGTCACGATCCTTGAGAGCGCTCGTCAATCACTCAGTACCGGCAACTGGGACTTTTTGGGACAGTTGCTCGAAGGATCAACGGAAGTCAAAAACACGGCGAACCACCTGCCGTATATGACCGGTTTCAAGGCCTGATTGCGAATCATTTGGCAATCGGCAATTGTTCGCTGTTGCCTGACTTCAAATAGTCTTGCAACAGCGCTGCTCAGATCCGCACACGCAGCGTCTCGAGCGACCTCGAATTTGGCGACGATCGGAGCGTCCAGTGAAGTATCGCGTCAATATCGACGAGGCAAATACAACGAAGGCGGGCTTTAGCGCGCTCCTCGACGATCGCAATCCGCGACTGCTCAATCGAGTCGGTGCGTTCTCGTCACTATTTCTGCTGGATGTGAAGCGATTCCAAGAGCCAGTCCTTGTCCTGAAAACCGAAGAACCCGGTTCGAAGCAGGTCCTGGCATTCGCGCACGATCGAATTGAATCGATCTGCTATGACATGATCAACCATTTGATCAACGACTGCATCGTGATGGGCGCGGAGCCACTCGCGGTGCAGGATCTGATTGTGTGTGGGAAGCTCGAGAAGGCGATCGCCACTCGAATCGTGGCTGGGGTCGCCGCCGCGTGTGAAGCCCAAGGGTGCGGACTGACGGGCGGCGAAACCACGGAACAGCCGGATATCGTTCCTGTGGGAACGTATATTCTTGGCTCCAGCATCGTCGGTGTTGTTGAACGCAGCCAGATCATCGACGGCTCAAAAATTGTTCCCGGCGATGTGGTTCTGGCCCTTCCGGCCTCTGGTCCGCACACCAACGGATACACGCTGATCCGCGATCTCCTGAAGCGAGATCCGTCGTTATCGCAACAACCCGTCGGCAGTTCGTCATTCCTGGATGCTGTACTCGAGCCACATCGGTGTTACTACCAATCGCTCAAAGGATTGTTTGCGGACGGAGTGATCTCGGGACTCGCCCACATCACAGGCGGCGGAATCAAAGAAAACCTCGACAGAATCCTGCCCAAAAACGTCAACGCCAGGATCGACCTTGGGTGTTACAGACCCAATCCGGTTTTCACTGTGATTCGTCAGGCGTCAAAACTGCCTGACAATGACATGCTGCGAACGTTCAATCTGGGAGTCGGCATCGCACTCGTCTGCCCTCCCGCACAGGTACGACCAATCGTCGACCATCTGAAGCAGCATGGCGAGGACGCCTACGCAATCGGCGAGATCGTTCCCGGCAACGGCGTCGTCGAGTGCCACGGAACCGTGGCTTACTAGTCGAGTTCGTCTCATGACGAGCCGCGTCTATTCGACTCATCTCGCGGACGCGGTTGAGTGTGCCCTGTCGTGTGATTTGTTACGGCATCGATCATTGGGCACCTTCGTAAGGGGTCGCCCTGACCTGGACGACGCTTCGCCGATAGCGGTCGCGCGCCTGAATTGACAATCGATCAATCGTCATTCACTCGGCTTGTGACACGTTGCGTTCGCATTCCCCTCTGATCGCGGGACTCACATTCTGCGAGAACAGGCAGTATCACGCACTTTGCATTTCAAACAAGTTCTCGGCCGCCGCGCAATGACGTCAGGATCAATCGTCGAACCGAAATTCGGCACGGTCCCTTTCGCAAACTAGAGCAATTCCGTCTAATAAAAGACGTTACACCTGAGTCGACTCGCAAATCTCAGATCGATCAGTGTTCGTATCGATCTGAGACGTTTCTTTGCCTCCTGAAATACGCAACGCATTCGTGTCGTTTTCTATGCCATTCGATTGTCGATTGTTATCGAAGCCAGTCCCACTTATTTCAGCCCGCTGTCAAAGTGAGAAGCCGAGTGACAGAAACACAATTTGTCTATCGAACCGGAATAGCGTCGAAAAACCGACTCGCCTCCGCAGCGCTCGTGTTTCAAATGCTGATCATTGGTATCACGCTGTCCCTCACCGGTCGCTTCAATGCGACGATGACAGATGATTCGCCGGGCTATCTTGAGTTTCCATTTCACTCATTTGACGCGGCCCTAAGAGACATTCGGACACCTGGCTACCCTAGCTTTCTGAGATTGGTGACACTGGCAACCGGATCCTACGAGGCCGCACCTACTGCCCAATATTTTGCATTCTGTGGCGCGATCCTGGTTTTCTATTTCGGCCTCTCTCGTAATGTCGCATCTGGGTGGAGCGCCGCCGTCATTGCGGGCTCACTCCTGACGACGAATATCCTTTGGCTCTATGTTCAGACGATTACGACGGACACGCTGGCGGCCGCAGCAGGAATCGCGGCGATGGGGTTCATTCTGCAGTCACACGGACACGAGGGTCGAACTGGCTGGGCGCTCGCAGGAGTGATCGCGTCCACGACCGCCGCCTGGCTCATCCGTCCCGCCTATCTGTTCCTTGTCCTCGTCGTGCCAATCGTTCGCACGCTGTTGCACCTTAAGCACGCGCCACGCGAAGAGTTGACGTACGGACGAATTGCACAATATGGCGTGAAATCGTTAACGCTCGCCTGCGTTCCAGTTTTTTGTTGGTGTCTCTTGCGGTTGTGTCTTGTCCAAAGCTTTGGCGTCGTTTCATTTGGTGGATACAACCTGGTGGGTATCGCAGGCCAATTCTTAGGTTCCGAACAGGTCGCACAGCTTCCTGCGGATCTTCAGCCACTCGCCCGGCTGGCCCTCAATTACCGAGATCAATTGCCCGCCAATTCCCTGCAGATGTTAGACGCTGACAAGCTGAATTACTTGCGCATCGAAAACAACTATGACGTCACGATCTGGCACGTGTTCACTCCTGCCGCGCGTGAACTCTATGGAAACGATCCAAGTGTGATGAACACGCAACTCCGAAAACTAGCGACAGCCACACTGCAGAGCGAGTCACGCAGCTATGCCGTGTGGCTCGCAAAAGCATTGCGGCAAGGGGTCTACAAGATCGTGTCTGACTTTGTGTTGAATCCCTTTGGCCTGATGGTCACGGTGATCGCGACAAGTGCGGCGATATTAAGGCTCGCGAGGACATGGCAAAGGCGCGTCGTTCACACACCAACCACGGTCGCACATGTCACCGAGATTCTCTTTGTGATGACCTTCTTTTATGCGGTCATGAACTTAGTCGAGACAATTCTCGTGTGCCCTCCTCTGGGCCGGATGACGGATGCCGCCGCCGTCATGCTAATGCCACTCGCCACGGCACTGATGCTACAGCAGTTTGTCGTGACGCAGGCGTTCGCCAGCAGGCACGATGAGAGCCTTGGGCAGACCAAATTCTGAGCGTGAATGCCGATTTGCAGACGGGGCATGCCCTTCGTTGTCTGTGGAGATGGAGGCTTCCTCGCAGAATCCGATCCATGCTTGCACGAAATGCCGGCAACGTCTGCTGGAATCGCATCGGCCAATCAGACGCCTGAAGTCGCGAACCTCATGCCCTGGATCGCTCACTACAGCGAGTTTCAAGCAAAACACCTCTCCATAATGGCTCATGGAGAGGTGCGGCACCCGGTTGAAAGGTCTCACCTTTCAGAAAATGCGAGAGGGGGGAGTCGAACCCCCACACCGATTAAGGTACAGGATCCTAAATCCAGCGCGTCTGCCAGTTTCGCCACTCTCGCGTGGACTGGTATTCTAGCAGCGGATGGTCATGATCAGCAATTGCACCGCAACGAGATTCGCCTCGTTTCGTCGACAGAACAGTCGGCCCAGCTGTTGCGACCGCCACATTCTTCCTCTGCCTTGCGTAATTTGGACTTCTTGATGACCTCCGGACAACCAAAACCACTACCGTATTTAACAGCCGATCTCCCGGGAATTGGCGGCCGGCTGAAAGATCATCCTGCCGATTTTGTCGTTGAAGAAATTCCGGCGTACGAACCATCCGGCGCCGGCGAACATCTGTACCTCTGGATCGAAAAACACGACCTGCCCCACGACGTTTTGTTACGACGGCTGTCCAAAACGTTGGAAATCTCGCCAAACGATATCGGAACCGCAGGAATCAAGGATCGCCGCGCCATCACGCGGCAATACGTTTCTGTCCCCGCACGCGCAGCGGCGCGCGTCGAATTGCTCGACTCGCCTGAACTGCGCGTGTTGCGAACAGGCCTGCACGGGAACAAATTACGCACGGGTCACCAGCGTGGGAATCGCTTCACCATCACAGTACGCGAAGTGAACGAAGATGCCGATCAGCGCGCTGTGGCGATCGCGGATGTCGTTCGCAAAATCGGGATTCCGAACTATTACGGCGAACAGCGGTTTGGGCGAGAAGGACAGACGTTATCGCTGGGCCTTGATTTGCTTGCCGGGCGCGCCACTCCCCGCGATATCCCCTTTTCGAAGCGAAAGTTCCTGCTGCGCCTGGCACTCTCTTC
This genomic interval from Schlesneria paludicola DSM 18645 contains the following:
- a CDS encoding threonine ammonia-lyase; this encodes MTTRFAISADDVRSAAAMIASVAVRTPLLEFASLNALTGSRVLVKFEGAQHTGSFKFRGAYNRLARIDASAKAAGVVAWSSGNHAQGVAAAARLLGMPAAIVMPSDAPIIKIENTRALGAEVVLYDRETESRETIAGNLSVRRGAILVPSYDDPFVIAGQGTIGLEILSQAAEAGIRVGQVLICCGGGGMTAGIATAIKDTAPATQIYCVEPQAFDDTARSLASGKRESVPKGARSICDALMTNSPGELTFPINQALLSGALTVSDDQVRSAICFAFETMKLVVEPGGAVALAALLEGLAPPAEGATVVIISGANVDPELYAAIITKSGRRNP
- the proB gene encoding glutamate 5-kinase; the protein is MSSDHRRDVLNRVRTLVVKVGTNVLSTDDDRLDADRIASLAEQVHAIRQMGIQLVLVSSGAIGAGMGLLGLKERPKDLSHLQAAAATGQAHLIHLYDKAFRPHGYHAAQLLLTANDFKNRSRYLNVRNTLLTLGEFHVIPVVNENDTVSTAEIKLGDNDRLAAMVAGLIQADLLIILSVVDGLLTGDPTDPDSRRIPLVERFDDDLLNLVGASKSSRGTGGMKTKLEAVRTATAVGVNVMIANGKRPNVLSELLSGTDTGTLFLGEGDGVSAWKRWIGYTMPPKGRLVLDAGARRAVELLGKSLLAIGIARVEGDFEKGEVVSLVDADGEEFARGLTNYDTKATRTIAGKRTDDIARELGSVPYDEVIHRDNLVVISLTK
- the leuD gene encoding 3-isopropylmalate dehydratase small subunit; this encodes MQTITQVFGSGVPLLLDDIDTDRIIPARFLRCVTFDGLGDHAFEDDRLQDKSHPFDDARFKSGSILVAGRNFGCGSSREHAPQALMRWGIRAIIAESFAEIFFGNCTTLGIPCVSASRADLDRLAAAVTTNPVQQITVDLIAKQVRSGDIVANVTILESARQSLSTGNWDFLGQLLEGSTEVKNTANHLPYMTGFKA
- a CDS encoding sugar phosphate isomerase/epimerase family protein — its product is MPPWQIGVFASVDAGLGVHLDVAKELGIPTVQVHSPHAETRTQAVADKFLAQCKAAGITITCVFGGFEGESYADIPTTTATVGLVPEATRAARAQEMKEISDFTKLLGCDAVGMHIGFVPSDRESASYKGLLEVTRDLLDHVAKNGQRLHLETGQETAEHLLEFIHDVQRQNLFINFDPANMILYGTGNPIETLKKIGHLVRSVHCKDAKWAAEAKRGAEWGSEVALGEGDVGMETYLRTLKEIGYTGPLTIEREIAHDRERQRRDIGTAAALLQRLRAQIL
- a CDS encoding NADPH-dependent FMN reductase, with the translated sequence MSQYQIAVIVGSLRQDSFNKKLANGIAKLVPSEFSLKQVQISDLPLYDQDDDANQADSVKRLKSEISAAQGLLFVTPEYNRSMPGVLKNAIDHASRPYGQSVWAGKPAGVIGASIGSIGTALAQQHLRNVLAYLDVATMGQPEAFIHVRDGLFDAQGNIGPSSVPFIQNWVDHYVAWIKKHVQ
- a CDS encoding ornithine cyclodeaminase family domain; its protein translation is MHVAPLDLSKLKVFPLAERTSLTRADDIVIDPDSTPKPSSEKIAPLIRDCAQKIRAARERGASVMLIYGAHLLRNGAAKILERMMAKEWVTHLATNGAGTIHDWEYAWFGASTESVEMNVNNGTFGTWNETASNIHLALMAGALDGLGYGRALGRLIHEDGVTLPTQAELASLISASPGHPLTPARADLLRAMNEQGWPSGRIKIEHRWKFASILAQAYKHGIPLTVHPGIGYDIISNHPVFNGGVIGRAAEWDFKLFGGSLENLDGGVVLSVGSAIMGPQVFEKSASCVNNLRLQSGRSIVKDHTIYVVDLQDGGGWDWTKGEPPKTNAAYYLRFCKSYSRMGGAMHYLQSDNATFIHNLYHQLTQPV
- a CDS encoding FKBP-type peptidyl-prolyl cis-trans isomerase; translation: MKYRTLLLASLLSLLAISPESLPMVRAAEENAKEPGPSDKDAPKEFTATKSGLKFRVLRKSSDVKPTAKDTVKVNYKGWLDSGKEFDSSYERGESIEFPLNGVIPGWTEGMQLVGKGGMIELEIPYELGYGLRGSPPDIPGKATLHFIVELLEVKSPPSPGKSDDDAPKEFTATKSGLKYRVLRKSSDVKPTAKDTVQVHYKGWLDDGKEFDSSYDRGEPIEFPLNGVIPGWTEGMQLVGKGGMIELEIPYELGYGVKGAPPQIPGKATLHFIVELIEVTPPVEPGPVDADAPEEFTTTKSGLKYRVRRKSDGTKPSADDTVKVHYKGWLNGGKVFDSSYDRGAPISFPLGGVIKGWTEGMQLIGEGGMIELDVPYDLAYGERGRPPVIPAKAQLHFLVELLEVK
- the purM gene encoding phosphoribosylformylglycinamidine cyclo-ligase, with the translated sequence MKYRVNIDEANTTKAGFSALLDDRNPRLLNRVGAFSSLFLLDVKRFQEPVLVLKTEEPGSKQVLAFAHDRIESICYDMINHLINDCIVMGAEPLAVQDLIVCGKLEKAIATRIVAGVAAACEAQGCGLTGGETTEQPDIVPVGTYILGSSIVGVVERSQIIDGSKIVPGDVVLALPASGPHTNGYTLIRDLLKRDPSLSQQPVGSSSFLDAVLEPHRCYYQSLKGLFADGVISGLAHITGGGIKENLDRILPKNVNARIDLGCYRPNPVFTVIRQASKLPDNDMLRTFNLGVGIALVCPPAQVRPIVDHLKQHGEDAYAIGEIVPGNGVVECHGTVAY
- a CDS encoding FKBP-type peptidyl-prolyl cis-trans isomerase, with product MSRYWSLLLVAAFVGCDQPAPKEIFPAPPKQVLVEPGEVDADAPEEFTTTESGLKYRIRRKSDGKKPTVEDTVRVHYRGTLDDGTIFDSSYGKSGQAATFPLKGVVAGWTEGLQLIGEGGMIELEIPPKLGYGEKAMGNSIPANSTLHFIVELLEVK